A segment of the Manihot esculenta cultivar AM560-2 chromosome 13, M.esculenta_v8, whole genome shotgun sequence genome:
taaattgagataattttgattatgattttaattacaGTCAATCAGTCAAGTGTTGTTGTGCAAAACAGTAGCTCAGACTGCACTTGCAGCAAGTGCTGTTGTGCATAGTCCATTGGCTGCAAGTGCATTGCTGGGCAGCATATGCACCTTGCTGCTGCACTGCATAGCAGATGCTTGCTGCTGCACTTGCAGCAAGTGCACTGCTGCACAGCATGTGCACGTTGCTGCTGCACTCAGTGCTGCACAGCATGTTAATATTTAGTTGCTCTTCATACACCAATAATAAGTACAAGGTTAAGGGGCTTTTTGTCAATTTAGGGTTGGGAGACTTTTTATTTGTGTATTTGGGGTTATGATAGAAATATTTGCAGATTTGGGGTTGGAGTGACAGGTGGCAGCCGAAAAACTTACTTGGCGCCTGTTAATAACAAACggactatatataaaaatatttaaaattataatattattctgccattttataattataatattattctgccattatacttttaaatatatataaaatcacttcactgaattaattacttaatttatttattttttctttgataaattataaataatacgcataaaatatttaaaaattattgtattattttgctattagatattatataaaaatattaaattacttataatttatcaaagagaaataaataaataaattaatttaattgcatgataaattaattaacagtataattttattttatcttttattttatctaaatattaatatgtattttatatattaatatttaatatattttattattaatatttaaactaaaaatattactGACTCTATATAATTTCAGTGTTATAAATTGACAAAAGCCCAATGTTAAGCCCTTCCCATTTGCTTATCCTAAGGAGCCTATAGCTTGAATCTCAAACAACTCGAAGGCAATCAAGTAGTTAAAATGAATCTGCCTTAGGTCTCACTCAGTAAACGGTTCATCTAGCTATGACTGACCAAATGAGAAAGTTTCTTTAAATGTTACAATTTTAGACACAATCCAACTAGAATTTGAAAATATCCCTTAAAAAGCAGGATCCATTAGTTAGTTATCTTCATATTCCTcaaaaatggataaaaaatgTCCTATTTACATCCATATTAACAAGATTTTGGCAACACTCAAGGTATAGTATCTTCAACTCATAAAACATTCTCTTCTATTTCTAAAagtactttaaaaaataatattattgactAGATGATCGGAGTGTCATTTTACTTCTTTTACATATTAAGCACTTGGTCAACAAGTCTAAGAGAATACTGGAAACTTCAATTAGTAAATAAAAACAAGTGAAAGAAAATTATTACCTTCTAAGTCTTGAGGAAGGAATGCAATATTAGGAGTAAAGAATTCCAAACTTTGGCCAAGAAATGTATGCAACCTTCAAGATGAGATTTAAGAGATTAGTGAATTTTTATTTGGAGAATCATCGAAGAACTAATAACTAAGAAATAAAATGGATCAATTATGGAATTACTGTTCATTTACTTTTTGAGACAAGTGCATCAGAAAACAATTTCCTCCTTTAAATATGCATCATGTTTTTGAATGAACATAATCTACATTATTATGAACTTTCTGCTAAGGAATTTAATTTAACAGACTTTACCTAACAAGATAATAATGTATTTCAATTCAAGAGGTGCTTTCCATATCTAAATCACGTTACTTTTGATAtagtttctaatttttttaggcTCAAATAATGACTCTTTGTGCATTTCACAAGATTAAGAAATCATTAGTAAAGGCCACTGCTCTTATAGTTTAGTTGGTATTAGATTAAATGTGTAGATAGAAAAGATATGAGAATCAATTGATCCTACtcatattaatataaatcaatCCATTCATGACAGAAACAAGAGTAACTGTATCAAAAACACAAACAAGTTAGTAATACATCACACTTAATAAATCAATAATACATCAGACTATAACTTTACAAACTTTAATTGAAAGTGGTCCTACAAAGTTTTCAAGACTAGAGAAAGGctgaaaaccttcaaaaaaatcTAGAGCCCAATGCATCCCATAAAACCAAAGAATATTTCACCAAAAATTTACACTATACAATTAGAAACAACAGAGCCATTATGTTCCACCACATCAGTGCATGAAAACCAAAGAAACAGCAATCAGAAATGCGAGAATCGCATGAGAAAGGAAAAACTAGGCTCATATTCCATTGAAATTATAGAGGCACTGATTAAGTATATCTACTTGAAGATTAGGACCAAAACCACAGTATAGAGGCAGCACCAATTCCGTAATAACTTCATTACACATGATCCATGCAATAGAAGAAGCACCAAATGACACAAATGAGCCAATCATGCTCCAGCCAATCAATCAGAGAAAACCTAATAGAGATTTTGATTTTATTCCTTGGATTCAGTAAGCAAGTCTAAACTTGCTTCACATTTTACCTTAATCACAAAAATATAGAGAAAAAGAAATGCCTAAAAATTGGCTTACTTAAAGTAGTAGTTCCTTTGTCTTATAACTTTAAGATCCAAACAGCCGTGACTAAATTGTGGGTTTTTAACTTGCACAAGAAATGAAAATATCTATTGTGAACTAACCTTAATCAAGTTGAATTATTGAACCACAAAATGCAATCTTTCCAATTTTTTATCATCACTTGCATCGTTTTCCCAGCACCCAAACAGAAAAAGCTAAggaagtaaaatataaaaagcaaAATTTCCTCTCAAAACAGAGGAAAGAAAGGCCCGTCGCAGAAGAAAACCCAAAAGTCAAGAAACCAAAACAAAGAGACATAGACAAAGATTAAGCAGAAAGAAAAACACAGATACATGTAATGAACAATCACCCAGAAAAGGGAAGGGAAAATGAAATTTACTGTACCAGTAACACCcaataattttaacaataattagaataaaactcagaaaaataaataaacaaaaacaaGATAACCAGATCAACGAGTAGTAAAAGATCTGGGTTGGAGGCAAAATCCTTATTGATTTTTACTCCCAAAAAGAGGGGGGAGGGGGGGGATAGCAAACCAGCCCAAAAAGAAGCAAACCCGTGACAAAGATCTTCCTCCATGTGATCAAACACGCTCATTATATCCAAACAAAAGAAGTTTATgcataaaaaaaagttaatatatAGAGCAAGAACACTAACACAGAGAAGCAGACACGTACTTGATCAAAAGTACTAGTCACAGAAAAGAAGCAAGCAATGTTTTTCAAGGTTGCAAGAGAATCTAACCGCTCACTTAGTTCAGCTACGAAAAAGCAAAGACAAGTTTCACAGATCTGTATAGGAGATGTCGCCGGTgccgactgggctgccggcactcttcagtgaagtgggggagagaggcgTTGATTGGGAATTATGGGAAGGGAATTGGGGGAGAGAGGTGCCGACGGAGAGAGGGAAGTGTGACTTGAGCAAAATGGAAAAATAAATgagggattagggttagttttgttagtatagctaattagggattagggattaggaattagggattagggttagtttttttagggattagggattaaggattaggaattagggattagggattaaaattagggattagggttagggattaggaattagggattagggattagggattagggattagggattagagattagggttaattttgttATGAATTAGGGATTAATTAGGAATTAGGGTTAGAGATTACAGATTAGGGATTAGGAattagggttaattttattagggattagggattaattaggtattagggattagagattaggattaggaattaggttagagtatcccttaaattgtcaaaacgacgtcgttttgtataccgaattgaaatcacttaatttaaaattttaaataaaataaaatttaattaaaaattaaattaaaattttaaaaataaaatggtcgctgattggtcgctgattggtcgctatttagcgactaattagtttagtcgctaaatatggtCGCAAAATATTCCCTCCCAAAAAGTTGTCGCAATTTCGTTGCAAATATCTCGCGCCATTAATTCCCGCTAAATTTAGCGACCATTTtatatttggtcgctaaatagcgaccaattaacgaccaaaaattggtcgttaagctttttgttacataaaaatattatttcattcatttaattgcaaaatggtcgctgactggttgctatatagcaaccaaaaaatttggtcgctaattttggtcgcaatttcacagtttttttTATAGTGATATGCTGAAGCTTGGGAtcctaacccataaactcaactctttttctGCCCGCCAACCGCTTCGTAGTACAGCTGGGCCTCATTTATAGGCGTCGGCTCATTGCTTCCCTCCTGTTGCTGTGTTGCAGCCTCCTTCAGTTGTACGTATTTATCCtgcattataaatttaaagtaacgtataagtaaaacaatttaagtaaattaaaattgttaataactACATTTAAGATTaacttacataaatagcttTTGACCTCGCATCAACAAGCTCCTCCGTCCCCTTTCTCTTATGTGTGGCCTCAAAAAGCTCATGAGGATGTGGTTCTCTGCCTAGTTTTTCTCTCTGTTACCAATTATAAGAATTGTAGCATTTATCATCgaaacaaaatatttataagaagataaatataaaataaaaatttttactaaTACCATCCTCCGCTGGTGGGTATACTGTGAAACTGAACTGCATGCATGCCTGGAAATGCCAGATCCTGACCCTCCAGCCTCACTGCGCCTATTGGCAGAAAACTTGTCACACTTCTCTTTGTATTCAGAAGTATTCCAAGTTTCCTGCCACTTCCTCAAAACAGAATCTGGTATAGCAAGATTCTTCGTCTTCCCTTTCCTGATTTCCCATATTAAGCCCCTGTATCTCTCAGCTGCCTTTTTCTGCCATGCAATTTTGACCAAGCTATCAATTGCTTGGTCCCATATGAAGTATTTCTGCAAAAAAGATTAAAGTATATGAGTAGTTCGTAATTACTAATTTCATATTATAGGTCAAAATGCTAATAGAATTAGGCATCACCTTGAATTCCTGCCAATAAAACTCCTTGGTGTCATTTGGCACTGTCTTCCAACAGTGCCCTTCCGCGACCAATCTTTCTTTTATTATCAGAGTAATCCTGCTACTGCACATCTCCGACGGATGTAAACTACATGAACAACAGTGAGTTAGTATAGGGTAACATTGAAATTAAtcgtaattaaaaaataattaactattaCTTGTTATTAATGAGTGAAATGGTCTATCAAAATGACTGTGTGCTGCCTACAGCAGTAGTCGATCCCGCTGATGCTGGAGCAGATGCTGGAGCAAATGGAGTAGATGCTGATGCGGATCCTGTCCCTCTATCTGATGCAGTAGCAGAAGTGGATGCAGGTTGAGGTGAATGTAAATGTGATACCGCAGGTCGTGGAGCTGGAGTATGTTGGTGAGGACAATGAGTGTGACGGTGAGGAGGTAGAAGGGGATGGAGAGGCAATGCATCGGTACATGGTGGAACTGGTGGACCTGATTGATCCCTATGACATGGCTGTACACCAGATGCAAGTGGTACCCATATCTGAAGCTCCGTATCCCCAAGTCCCGTCGATGCCCGTGGTAACTGCGGCTCATGCTCTTGTCCGTCATCTGCATTTGCCTCCTTTTGGCTTGTACTAGAAGGAAGTCGAACCGGTCCTCTGGGATGCTTAACCCTTCCACATCCCCTCATctgtgaataaattaaaaataatcaatgcaaaaaataatacaaagttcataaacattaaattaaaaacataCAAACGTAGTAAGTTACTCACTGAGAAGTAATGGAAGTATAAAACTCCAAACTGATTtacaatataaattaatttagtctGATTCATACGAATCGCACTCATTATCACCATCTGCATCTGCATCTGCATCAGAATTAGGGTCACTAAGAAACTCATCTTCATCTGTCGAAACATCATCATGAATCTCAGTCATTCCTCCACAAGGATCATTGAGGCAGTGTTGTTGAGTAATATCATCTAGATTTACTTCAGCATAATCAATCTCTTCCTCTTGAAAAGGTTCATATGTCTTTGAAGACGTTTCAGATACTTCAACAACGGGTCTATCTTTAACTTTCATCACAGCCCACCAATCATTTTTGTCATGATGCTTGCTCGGGTATGAAGCATAAACAACTTGTGTTGCCTGAGAGGCTAATACAAATGGCTCGTACTTACTGTATCTACGCTTGTTGTTGACATCGACTAATCTATACTCTCTATGCATCTTGGTGCCCGTATTTGGTGTTGGATCAAACCAGTCACATTTGAAAAGCACAGTCCGGTTAATTGGTAACCCTGGATACTCCAACCGCAACACCTCAACCAACTGTCCATAGTAGTCACTTTCTTTAGAACTGTAATTACTCCCTTTTATACATACACCAAAATTCATTGACTTACTACTTGAATTTTCATTGATTGTGTTGAATTTACATCCATGAACACAATACCCATCAAAAGTTGTGACACTTCTAAGTGGTCCCTTTGAAAGATCTTGTATAATATGATTTTCTACATTGTTCTGCAACTCATGCGCGTACTTGTAAAACCATTGGCCAAACTCTCTCTCCAGTTTTTCATCAATAGCTGCATCTGTGATATTTGCTTGTGCCGACTTTACTCACTCTACATAAATGCTATACAAACAAATTAACAAGTAATGTTTAACAATATTATACAATATAAGAGGTATTAAACTATTAATATAACTAACAATACTTACTCAATATATGATTTAACCTCTGGACAATTTAAGAGAATATATATTTGAGCAACTTGTATTTCATCTTCAGTCATATATCTCGATTTTCCCTTTCTGAGTGTTCTACCTGTGCATTTGAATATGCTTAATGTACCTGGTATATCATGATCGGAGACAAATTCATGCAAGTTGCGTGGAACCTTTCGATGTCTGGTCATTACATGTGCTTCAAAATAATGCGCagaagcattgcatattgaaCCTTCAACCCTTGCTTTATTCTTGACATTGTTCTTTAACTTTCTTAGGTATCTAGTGTGTGGAAACATAAATTAGAAATGTATACTAAGTAAATCATCATGCTGAGCAGTATACGTAAAGAATTAGTAAGTGTACCTCTCAAATGGGTACATCCACCGATATTGTACTGGTCCTGCAATTAATGCCTCATATGCAAGGTGTACTGGTAAATGTTCTATCGAATCAAACATACTTGGAGGAAATACTCGTTCAAGCTTACAAAGGATTACAGGAATTTGTTCATTTAACCGTTGCATGTCCCAATTAGTAAGTGTAGTTGAAGTAAGTTCTCTTAAGAAATTGCTAAGTTCTGTTATTAGTTGCCAAACATTATTCGGTAACAATTCTATGAGAGCTATAGGAAGAATTCGTTGCATGAAAACATGACAGTCGTGGCTTTTCATACCAAAAAGTCTTAGCTTTCGACTATCAACACATCTCCCTAGATTGGAAACATATCCATCAGGGAATTTCAGTGTTTTAAGCCAATCACACAGTATAATCTTTGATTGCTTGTCCAAACAATAACTTGCTTTAGGATATTTTATGCTAATTGGGTCTTTCTTTAATTCTGGTCTCCTACATAATTCATTTAAATCTTCTCTTGATTTTATATTGTCTTTCGTCTTCCCCTCAATATTCATCactgtattaaaaatattttcaaatacatTCTTTTCAATGTGCATTACATCAAGATTGTGGCGAATCATATTTGTTGACCAATATGGCAAATCCCACAGTATGCTCCGCTTACGCCAACCAGTTGTCTTTGAAAGCCGACCATTTATTTCATGACTGTCAATATCTATTATCCGCATCAACCCAATTTGTTCAATTTCTTTTAGCAAGTATTTCCCAGTTCTAATTGGCGGCGATGACTTGGAGACAGTTCGgtttttaataaaagatatcTTGTTTCGACGGAAAGCATGGTCGTCAGGCAAAAACTTCCGATGACTGTCAAACCATGTTTGTTTCCCCCCTTTTTAATGTAAATGCATCTGTGTTTTCCATACGGTAGGGACATGCAGTGCGTCTTGCTGTGCTCCACCCTGAAAGCATTGAATAAGCAGGGAAGTCACTAATAGTCCAAAGTAAAGTAGCACGCATAGTAAAATTGTTCTGTTGGAAAGCATCGTAAGTATTGACACCAATTTCCcaaagttctttcaattccttcactaATGGTTGCATGTACACATCAAGCTTCTCTTTTGGATTCTTGGGACCAGGTATAATAATTGTCAGGAATATATACACGTCTTTCATACACATACCTGGTGGCAAATTGTATGGAGTTAATATTACTGGCCATGAGGAATACTGTTGCCCAGATTGACCGAATGGTTGAAATCCATCAGTGCAAAGGCCGAGTCTTACATTTCGGGCCTCCATTGCAAAGGTTGGATGAGTTTGATTGAAATGCTTCCAAGCAGGAGCATCTGAAGAATGACGCATCACTCCATCATCATTTGCATGGTCATTGTGCCAAGTCATATACTTAGTGTAACatcccaaaaataaataaaataaaataaaataaataaaataaagtaaaaataaaaacttttaaattttggtGTAAATATTGGTTATTAGTAAAAGTTTTTGTGTTGAGATTAATGGGATGGTTTATGAAGTGTTGATCTGAATTGAAATTGTTTTAATGTTAAAAGAAGTTTGGGGGTTGAGGTTGAAGTTTATAGAAGTATGATATTACTATTCACAGGTGGAATTAAGTCAATATTTCAGGGGGAACTCTGCCGGATTttcggtaaaaaaaaaaagtcatgaattacatgatataaattaaagaaaagtaaaaataagAGAACAGTTACAAAATGTGATGTCTCCTGTTCGGTTAATTAAATGACCGGATAGGGGTGTTACACTTAGC
Coding sequences within it:
- the LOC110629188 gene encoding uncharacterized protein LOC110629188, giving the protein MTWHNDHANDDGVMRHSSDAPAWKHFNQTHPTFAMEARNVRLGLCTDGFQPFGQSGQQYSSWPVILTPYNLPPGMCMKDVYIFLTIIIPGPKNPKEKLDVYMQPLVKELKELWEIGVNTYDAFQQNNFTMRATLLWTISDFPAYSMLSGHRKFLPDDHAFRRNKISFIKNRTVSKSSPPIRTGKYLLKEIEQIGLMRIIDIDSHEINGRLSKTTGWRKRSILWDLPYWSTNMIRHNLDVMHIEKNVFENIFNTVMNIEGKTKDNIKSREDLNELCRRPELKKDPISIKYPKASYCLDKQSKIILCDWLKTLKFPDGYVSNLGRCVDSRKLRLFGMKSHDCHVFMQRILPIALIELLPNNVWQLITELSNFLRELTSTTLTNWDMQRLNEQIPVILCKLERVFPPSMFDSIEHLPVHLAYEALIAGPVQYRWMYPFERYLRKLKNNVKNKARVEGSICNASAHYFEAHVMTRHRKVPRNLHEFVSDHDIPDAAIDEKLEREFGQWFYKYAHELQNNVENHIIQDLSKGPLRSVTTFDGYCVHGCKFNTINENSSSKSMNFGVCIKGSNYSSKESDYYGQLVEVLRLEYPGLPINRTVLFKCDWFDPTPNTGTKMHREYRLVDVNNKRRYSKYEPFVLASQATQVVYASYPSKHHDKNDWWAVMKVKDRPVVEVSETSSKTYEPFQEEEIDYAEVNLDDITQQHCLNDPCGGMTEIHDDVSTDEDEFLSDPNSDADADADGDNECDSYESD